Proteins encoded in a region of the Quercus lobata isolate SW786 chromosome 8, ValleyOak3.0 Primary Assembly, whole genome shotgun sequence genome:
- the LOC115954941 gene encoding transmembrane protein 87B-like isoform X3, with amino-acid sequence MKALKEVDNYVCHSLYEIEKFESITFQRTAESVEKQNEMQQRTGLVEAIIIRVKDRTKIGGSYLNSEAICCTPDLAKDGSCKVGEVIIHQEPDKLDGPTRIQTFFEGKNRETKMALETIEINSTGMYYLYFMFCDPELVGTLISGRTVWKNPDGYLPGKMTPLMTFFGLMSLAYIVLGLLWFIRFVRYWKNVIQLHYHITAVIGLGMCEMALWYFEYANFNSTGSRPMGITVWAVSFSAIKKTFSRLLLLVVSMGYGVVRPTLGNITSKILLLGVSYFVASEALELVEHLGNINDFSGKTRLFLVLPVVLLDACFILWIFSSLSKTLEKLQIRRSVAKLELYRKFTNSLAISVLLSVAWIGYELYFNASDPLSGLWRSAWIIPAFWTCLAFILLVVICVLWDPSHNPTRYAYSEETGEDFEDEAISLTGGGIMVAGDLATKLERKERKVSIAADHHVFGLGEDLEEDKRE; translated from the exons ATGAAAGCTCTTAAGGAGGTTGACAATTATGTCTGCCATAGCCTATATGAGATTGAGAA gtttgagtcaatcacctttCAAAGAACAGCAGAATCTGTTGAAAAGCAGAATGAGATGCAACAAAGGACTGGCTTGGTTGAAGCTATAATTATTAGGGTCAAAGATAGGACAAAGATTGGGGGTTCTTATTTGAATTCTGAAGCGATTTGCTGCACACCTGATCTTGCCAAGGATGGATCCTGCAAGGTAGGAGAGGTTATCATCCATCAAGAACCAGATAAGCTTGATGGGCCAACACGAATTCAGACCTTCTTTGAAGGAAAAAACAGAGAGACCAAAATGGCGCTTGAAACTATTGAGATCAATAGTACTGGAATGTATTATCTATATTTCATGTTTTGTGACCCAGAACTAGTGGGCACGTTAATTAGCGGACGAACAGTTTGGAAGAATCCGGATGGTTATCTACCTGGAAAGATGACACCGCTGATGacattttttggtttaatgtcTTTAGCTTATATTGTTCTAGGTCTCCTCTGGTTCATCCGCTTTGTACGATATTGGAAAAATGTGATACAGTTGCATTACCACATCACAGCTGTAATTGGCCTAGGGATGTGTGAAATGGCTCTCTGGTATTTTGAATATGCAAATTTCAATTCCACTGGAAGCAGACCAATGGGAATTACAGTATGGGCAGTTAGCTTCAGTGCTATTAAGAAGACTTTCtcccgtcttcttcttcttgtggTTTCAATGGGATATGGTGTTGTTCGTCCAACACTTGGCAATATAACCTCAAAAATACTTCTTCTTGGTGTGTCATACTTTGTGGCTTCTGAAGCTCTTGAGCTTGTTGAACATTTGGGGAATATCAATGACTTTTCTGGAAAAACAAGACTCTTTCTTGTGCTACCTGTTGTTCTACTGGATGCCTGCTTTATTCTTTGGATATTTTCATCATTATCTAAAACTTTGGAGAAGCTTCAG ATTCGAAGAAGCGTAGCAAAACTTGAGCTCTACCGGAAGTTTACGAATTCCCTTGCAATATCAGTGCTGCTCTCTGTTGCTTGGATTGGTTATGAG TTGTACTTTAATGCATCCGATCCATTGAGCGGACTGTGGCGAAGTGCTTGGATCATCCCAGCTTTTTGGACTTGTCTTGCATTCATACTGTTGGTGGTGATATGCGTTCTTTGGGATCCCTCACATAACCCAACTAG ATATGCATATTCAGAGGAGACAGGGGAAGACTTTGAAGATGAGGCAATCTCACTCACTGGAGGTGGAATAATGGTGGCAGGAGATTTGGCCACCAagctagagagaaaagaaaggaaggtTTCAATTGCAGCAGACCACCATGTGTTCGGGCTTGGAGAAGATCTTGAGGAGGACAAGAGAGAATAA
- the LOC115957238 gene encoding trans-cinnamate 4-monooxygenase-like: protein MDLLFLEKLLLSLFFTILLAIFISKLRGKRFKLPTGPIPVPIFGNWLQVGDDLNHRNLSDLARKYGDIFMLRMGQRNLVVVSSSDLAKEVLHTQGVEFGSRTRNVVFDIFTGKGQDMVFTVYGEHWRKMRRIMTVPFFTNKVVQQYRFDWEEEIARVVDDVKTIPEASTTGFVLRKRLQFMMYNNIYRIMFDRRFESEDDPFFVKLKTLNGERSRLSQSFEYNYGDFIPILRPFLRGYLKICKDVKERRNQLFKDYFLEERKKLASMKCTDNNAKKCAIDHILGEINEDNVLYIIDNFNVAAIETTLWSIEWGIAELVNHQEIQQKLRNEIDTVLGPGVQITEPDIHKLPYLQAIIKETLRLRMAIPLLVPHMNLRDAKLGGFDIPAETKILVNAWWLANNPANWKNPQDFRPERFLEEEVKVEVKGNDFKYVPFGVGRRSCPGMILALPIIGITLGRLVQNFELLPPPGHSKLDTSEKGGQFSLHILKHSTVVAKPRVF, encoded by the exons ATGGACCTTCTCTTCTTAGAGAAACTCCTCCTATCCCTCTTCTTCACCATTCTTCTCGCTATCTTCATCTCTAAACTTCGTGGCAAGCGTTTCAAGCTCCCAACTGGCCCTATTCCCGTCCCCATTTTTGGCAACTGGCTCCAAGTTGGCGATGACCTCAACCATCGCAACCTCTCCGACCTCGCTCGCAAATATGGTGACATTTTTATGCTCCGCATGGGCCAACGCAACCTTGTTGTTGTGTCTTCCTCAGACCTTGCCAAAGAGGTCCTTCACACTCAAGGGGTCGAGTTTGGTTCACGAACTAGAAACGTTGTGTTCGATATTTTCACTGGTAAAGGCCAAGACATGGTCTTCACTGTGTATGGTGAGCACTGGCGAAAGATGAGGAGGATCATGACTGTACCCTTTTTCACAAACAAGGTTGTTCAGCAATATAGGTTTGATTGGGAGGAGGAGATTGCTAGGGTTGTTGATGATGTTAAGACGATTCCCGAGGCATCAACAACTGGGTTTGTGTTGAGGAAGCGATTGCAGTTTATGATGTACAATAACATATATAGGATCATGTTTGATAGGAGGTTTGAAAGTGAGGATGACCCTTTCTTTGTGAAGCTTAAAACATTGAATGGGGAGAGAAGCAGGTTGTCTCAAAGCTTTGAGTATAATTATGGAGATTTTATTCCCATTTTGAGGCCATTTTTGAGAGGCTATTTAAAGATATGCAAGGACGTCAAGGAAAGGAGGAATCAGCTCTTCAAGGATTATTTTCTTGAGGAGAGGAA GAAGCTCGCAAGCATGAAATGTACGGACAACAATGCTAAAAAATGTGCAATAGATCACATTCTT GGTGAGATTAACGAAGACAACGTCCTCTACATCATTGACAACTTCAATGTCGCTG CAATTGAGACCACATTGTGGTCGATTGAATGGGGCATCGCCGAGCTAGTGAACCATCAGGAGATCCAACAAAAGCTACGAAATGAGATTGACACGGTGCTTGGTCCAGGAGTGCAAATCACTGAGCCAGACATCCACAAACTCCCATATCTACAAGCTATAATCAAGGAAACTCTCCGGCTAAGGATGGCCATTCCTCTGTTAGTCCCACACATGAACCTCCGTGATGCTAAGCTTGGCGGGTTTGACATTCCAGCTGAGACCAAGATCCTTGTGAATGCATGGTGGCTTGCTAACAACCCAGCCAATTGGAAAAACCCACAAGACTTCAGGCCTGAAAGGTTTTTAGAAGAAGAGGTCAAAGTGGAAGTCAAGGGCAATGATTTCAAGTACGTTCCTTTTGGTGTTGGAAGGAGGAGTTGTCCAGGGATGATACTTGCTTTGCCAATTATTGGAATCACGTTGGGACGTTTAGTACAAAACTTTGAGCTCTTGCCTCCACCGGGACACTCAAAGCTAGACACTTCCGAGAAGGGAGGCCAATTTAGCTTGCACATATTGAAGCATTCTACTGTTGTTGCCAAGCCACGGGTGttttaa
- the LOC115954941 gene encoding transmembrane protein 87A-like isoform X1 encodes MIMMKNMYNTNTMMGHRGSVPCDFNSNPKGFKVTIFIVGLILHLSSHFIVQVGASIHEYQNEPFSRRSNSLFFHGGSEGLYASRVRHIPSPQDKPFIGKSFIRFESITFQRTAESVEKQNEMQQRTGLVEAIIIRVKDRTKIGGSYLNSEAICCTPDLAKDGSCKVGEVIIHQEPDKLDGPTRIQTFFEGKNRETKMALETIEINSTGMYYLYFMFCDPELVGTLISGRTVWKNPDGYLPGKMTPLMTFFGLMSLAYIVLGLLWFIRFVRYWKNVIQLHYHITAVIGLGMCEMALWYFEYANFNSTGSRPMGITVWAVSFSAIKKTFSRLLLLVVSMGYGVVRPTLGNITSKILLLGVSYFVASEALELVEHLGNINDFSGKTRLFLVLPVVLLDACFILWIFSSLSKTLEKLQIRRSVAKLELYRKFTNSLAISVLLSVAWIGYELYFNASDPLSGLWRSAWIIPAFWTCLAFILLVVICVLWDPSHNPTRYAYSEETGEDFEDEAISLTGGGIMVAGDLATKLERKERKVSIAADHHVFGLGEDLEEDKRE; translated from the exons ATGATAATGATGAAGAATATGTATAATACGAATACGATGATGGGTCATAGAGGGAGTGTTCCTTGTGATTTCAATTCGAATCCAAAAGGGTTTAAAGTTACCATTTTTATTGTTGGTTTAATATTACATTTGAGCTCCCATTTCATTGTCCAAGTCGGTGCTTCCATCCATGAATACCAAAACGAACCCTTTTCTCGTCGCTCCAATTCACTCTTCTTCCATGGTGGTAGTGAGGGCCTCTACGCTTCCAGAGTTCGCCACATTCCCTCTCCTCAAGATAAACCTTTCATTGGCAAGTCCTTCATCAg gtttgagtcaatcacctttCAAAGAACAGCAGAATCTGTTGAAAAGCAGAATGAGATGCAACAAAGGACTGGCTTGGTTGAAGCTATAATTATTAGGGTCAAAGATAGGACAAAGATTGGGGGTTCTTATTTGAATTCTGAAGCGATTTGCTGCACACCTGATCTTGCCAAGGATGGATCCTGCAAGGTAGGAGAGGTTATCATCCATCAAGAACCAGATAAGCTTGATGGGCCAACACGAATTCAGACCTTCTTTGAAGGAAAAAACAGAGAGACCAAAATGGCGCTTGAAACTATTGAGATCAATAGTACTGGAATGTATTATCTATATTTCATGTTTTGTGACCCAGAACTAGTGGGCACGTTAATTAGCGGACGAACAGTTTGGAAGAATCCGGATGGTTATCTACCTGGAAAGATGACACCGCTGATGacattttttggtttaatgtcTTTAGCTTATATTGTTCTAGGTCTCCTCTGGTTCATCCGCTTTGTACGATATTGGAAAAATGTGATACAGTTGCATTACCACATCACAGCTGTAATTGGCCTAGGGATGTGTGAAATGGCTCTCTGGTATTTTGAATATGCAAATTTCAATTCCACTGGAAGCAGACCAATGGGAATTACAGTATGGGCAGTTAGCTTCAGTGCTATTAAGAAGACTTTCtcccgtcttcttcttcttgtggTTTCAATGGGATATGGTGTTGTTCGTCCAACACTTGGCAATATAACCTCAAAAATACTTCTTCTTGGTGTGTCATACTTTGTGGCTTCTGAAGCTCTTGAGCTTGTTGAACATTTGGGGAATATCAATGACTTTTCTGGAAAAACAAGACTCTTTCTTGTGCTACCTGTTGTTCTACTGGATGCCTGCTTTATTCTTTGGATATTTTCATCATTATCTAAAACTTTGGAGAAGCTTCAG ATTCGAAGAAGCGTAGCAAAACTTGAGCTCTACCGGAAGTTTACGAATTCCCTTGCAATATCAGTGCTGCTCTCTGTTGCTTGGATTGGTTATGAG TTGTACTTTAATGCATCCGATCCATTGAGCGGACTGTGGCGAAGTGCTTGGATCATCCCAGCTTTTTGGACTTGTCTTGCATTCATACTGTTGGTGGTGATATGCGTTCTTTGGGATCCCTCACATAACCCAACTAG ATATGCATATTCAGAGGAGACAGGGGAAGACTTTGAAGATGAGGCAATCTCACTCACTGGAGGTGGAATAATGGTGGCAGGAGATTTGGCCACCAagctagagagaaaagaaaggaaggtTTCAATTGCAGCAGACCACCATGTGTTCGGGCTTGGAGAAGATCTTGAGGAGGACAAGAGAGAATAA
- the LOC115954941 gene encoding uncharacterized membrane protein YHL071W-like isoform X4 translates to MIMMKNMYNTNTMMGHRGSVPCDFNSNPKGFKVTIFIVGLILHLSSHFIVQVGASIHEYQNEPFSRRSNSLFFHGGSEGLYASRVRHIPSPQDKPFIGKSFIRFESITFQRTAESVEKQNEMQQRTGLVEAIIIRVKDRTKIGGSYLNSEAICCTPDLAKDGSCKVGEVIIHQEPDKLDGPTRIQTFFEGKNRETKMALETIEINSTGMYYLYFMFCDPELVGTLISGRTVWKNPDGYLPGKMTPLMTFFGLMSLAYIVLGLLWFIRFVRYWKNVIQLHYHITAVIGLGMCEMALWYFEYANFNSTGSRPMGITVWAVSFSAIKKTFSRLLLLVVSMGYGVVRPTLGNITSKILLLGVSYFVASEALELVEHLGNINDFSGKTRLFLVLPVVLLDACFILWIFSSLSKTLEKLQIRRSVAKLELYRKFTNSLAISVLLSVAWIGYENCTTWSQASDLCWFSCTLMHPIH, encoded by the exons ATGATAATGATGAAGAATATGTATAATACGAATACGATGATGGGTCATAGAGGGAGTGTTCCTTGTGATTTCAATTCGAATCCAAAAGGGTTTAAAGTTACCATTTTTATTGTTGGTTTAATATTACATTTGAGCTCCCATTTCATTGTCCAAGTCGGTGCTTCCATCCATGAATACCAAAACGAACCCTTTTCTCGTCGCTCCAATTCACTCTTCTTCCATGGTGGTAGTGAGGGCCTCTACGCTTCCAGAGTTCGCCACATTCCCTCTCCTCAAGATAAACCTTTCATTGGCAAGTCCTTCATCAg gtttgagtcaatcacctttCAAAGAACAGCAGAATCTGTTGAAAAGCAGAATGAGATGCAACAAAGGACTGGCTTGGTTGAAGCTATAATTATTAGGGTCAAAGATAGGACAAAGATTGGGGGTTCTTATTTGAATTCTGAAGCGATTTGCTGCACACCTGATCTTGCCAAGGATGGATCCTGCAAGGTAGGAGAGGTTATCATCCATCAAGAACCAGATAAGCTTGATGGGCCAACACGAATTCAGACCTTCTTTGAAGGAAAAAACAGAGAGACCAAAATGGCGCTTGAAACTATTGAGATCAATAGTACTGGAATGTATTATCTATATTTCATGTTTTGTGACCCAGAACTAGTGGGCACGTTAATTAGCGGACGAACAGTTTGGAAGAATCCGGATGGTTATCTACCTGGAAAGATGACACCGCTGATGacattttttggtttaatgtcTTTAGCTTATATTGTTCTAGGTCTCCTCTGGTTCATCCGCTTTGTACGATATTGGAAAAATGTGATACAGTTGCATTACCACATCACAGCTGTAATTGGCCTAGGGATGTGTGAAATGGCTCTCTGGTATTTTGAATATGCAAATTTCAATTCCACTGGAAGCAGACCAATGGGAATTACAGTATGGGCAGTTAGCTTCAGTGCTATTAAGAAGACTTTCtcccgtcttcttcttcttgtggTTTCAATGGGATATGGTGTTGTTCGTCCAACACTTGGCAATATAACCTCAAAAATACTTCTTCTTGGTGTGTCATACTTTGTGGCTTCTGAAGCTCTTGAGCTTGTTGAACATTTGGGGAATATCAATGACTTTTCTGGAAAAACAAGACTCTTTCTTGTGCTACCTGTTGTTCTACTGGATGCCTGCTTTATTCTTTGGATATTTTCATCATTATCTAAAACTTTGGAGAAGCTTCAG ATTCGAAGAAGCGTAGCAAAACTTGAGCTCTACCGGAAGTTTACGAATTCCCTTGCAATATCAGTGCTGCTCTCTGTTGCTTGGATTGGTTATGAG AATTGTACTACTTGGAGTCAAGCTTCTGATTTGTGTTGGTTCAGTTGTACTTTAATGCATCCGATCCATTGA
- the LOC115954941 gene encoding transmembrane protein 87A-like isoform X2: MIMMKNMYNTNTMMGHRGSVPCDFNSNPKGFKVTIFIVGLILHLSSHFIVQVGASIHEYQNEPFSRRSNSLFFHGGSEGLYASRVRHIPSPQDKPFIGKSFIRFESITFQRTAESVEKQNEMQQRTGLVEAIIIRVKDRTKIGGSYLNSEAICCTPDLAKDGSCKVGEVIIHQEPDKLDGPTRIQTFFEGKNRETKMALETIEINSTGMYYLYFMFCDPELVGTLISGRTVWKNPDGYLPGKMTPLMTFFGLMSLAYIVLGLLWFIRFVRYWKNVIQLHYHITAVIGLGMCEMALWYFEYANFNSTGSRPMGITVWAVSFSAIKKTFSRLLLLVVSMGYGVVRPTLGNITSKILLLGVSYFVASEALELVEHLGNINDFSGKTRLFLVLPVVLLDACFILWIFSSLSKTLEKLQIRRSVAKLELYRKFTNSLAISVLLSVAWIGYELYFNASDPLSGLWRSAWIIPAFWTCLAFILLVVICVLWDPSHNPTRRLAFMKIGLIWVCADMHIQRRQGKTLKMRQSHSLEVE, translated from the exons ATGATAATGATGAAGAATATGTATAATACGAATACGATGATGGGTCATAGAGGGAGTGTTCCTTGTGATTTCAATTCGAATCCAAAAGGGTTTAAAGTTACCATTTTTATTGTTGGTTTAATATTACATTTGAGCTCCCATTTCATTGTCCAAGTCGGTGCTTCCATCCATGAATACCAAAACGAACCCTTTTCTCGTCGCTCCAATTCACTCTTCTTCCATGGTGGTAGTGAGGGCCTCTACGCTTCCAGAGTTCGCCACATTCCCTCTCCTCAAGATAAACCTTTCATTGGCAAGTCCTTCATCAg gtttgagtcaatcacctttCAAAGAACAGCAGAATCTGTTGAAAAGCAGAATGAGATGCAACAAAGGACTGGCTTGGTTGAAGCTATAATTATTAGGGTCAAAGATAGGACAAAGATTGGGGGTTCTTATTTGAATTCTGAAGCGATTTGCTGCACACCTGATCTTGCCAAGGATGGATCCTGCAAGGTAGGAGAGGTTATCATCCATCAAGAACCAGATAAGCTTGATGGGCCAACACGAATTCAGACCTTCTTTGAAGGAAAAAACAGAGAGACCAAAATGGCGCTTGAAACTATTGAGATCAATAGTACTGGAATGTATTATCTATATTTCATGTTTTGTGACCCAGAACTAGTGGGCACGTTAATTAGCGGACGAACAGTTTGGAAGAATCCGGATGGTTATCTACCTGGAAAGATGACACCGCTGATGacattttttggtttaatgtcTTTAGCTTATATTGTTCTAGGTCTCCTCTGGTTCATCCGCTTTGTACGATATTGGAAAAATGTGATACAGTTGCATTACCACATCACAGCTGTAATTGGCCTAGGGATGTGTGAAATGGCTCTCTGGTATTTTGAATATGCAAATTTCAATTCCACTGGAAGCAGACCAATGGGAATTACAGTATGGGCAGTTAGCTTCAGTGCTATTAAGAAGACTTTCtcccgtcttcttcttcttgtggTTTCAATGGGATATGGTGTTGTTCGTCCAACACTTGGCAATATAACCTCAAAAATACTTCTTCTTGGTGTGTCATACTTTGTGGCTTCTGAAGCTCTTGAGCTTGTTGAACATTTGGGGAATATCAATGACTTTTCTGGAAAAACAAGACTCTTTCTTGTGCTACCTGTTGTTCTACTGGATGCCTGCTTTATTCTTTGGATATTTTCATCATTATCTAAAACTTTGGAGAAGCTTCAG ATTCGAAGAAGCGTAGCAAAACTTGAGCTCTACCGGAAGTTTACGAATTCCCTTGCAATATCAGTGCTGCTCTCTGTTGCTTGGATTGGTTATGAG TTGTACTTTAATGCATCCGATCCATTGAGCGGACTGTGGCGAAGTGCTTGGATCATCCCAGCTTTTTGGACTTGTCTTGCATTCATACTGTTGGTGGTGATATGCGTTCTTTGGGATCCCTCACATAACCCAACTAG AAGACTGGCCTTCATGAAAAttggtttgatttgggtttgtgcAGATATGCATATTCAGAGGAGACAGGGGAAGACTTTGAAGATGAGGCAATCTCACTCACTGGAGGTGGAATAA